One segment of Rosa chinensis cultivar Old Blush chromosome 6, RchiOBHm-V2, whole genome shotgun sequence DNA contains the following:
- the LOC112174593 gene encoding probable pectin methylesterase CGR2 encodes MSRRPVNPSRRIGDGGSIPFVGAVQAKARSSPVLSVALVLVGTVLLVCYAFSGSGGVSSKEAVIKLEGGVSCTYEVQRAIPILKKAYGDSMHKVLHVGPETCSVVSKLLKEEDTEAWGVEPYDLEDVDPNCKSLVSKGIVRAADIKFPLPYRAKSFSLVIVSDALDYLSPKYLNRTLPELARVSADGVIIFSGYPGQQRAKVAELSKFGRPAKLRSSSWWIRYFVQTSLEENEAASKKFEQASLKRSYKPECQVFHLKSYH; translated from the exons ATGTCCAGGAGGCCAGTAAATCCTTCTAGGCGCATTGGTGATGGTGGAAGCATCCCTTTTGTGGGTGCCGTGCAGGCCAAAGCACGCTCATCACCTGTACTGTCTGTGGCGCTTGTGCTTGTG GGTACAGTTCTTCTTGTCTGCTATGCTTTTAGCGGGTCAG GTGGAGTGAGCAGTAAAGAGGCTGTGATTAAACTTGAAG GTGGTGTTTCTTGTACATATGAAGTTCAGAGAGCAATACCTATACTAAAGAAGGCATACGGTGATAGTATGCATAAGGTATTGCATGTAGGCCCTGAAACGTGTTCAGTGGTATCTAAATTATTAAAAGAGGAGGATACTGAAGCCTGGGGTGTGGAACCATATGACTTGGAAGATGTTGATCCAAATTGCAAGAGTCTTGTGAGCAAAGGCATTGTGCGTGCTGCTGATATAAAGTTTCCTCTGCCATACCGGGCAAAATCATTTTCTCTGGTAATAGTATCAGATGCATTAGATTACTTGTCTCCGAAGTACCTCAACAGAACTCTTCCAGAGTTAGCAAGGGTATCTGCTGATGGCGTTATTATATTCTCTG GTTATCCAGGTCAACAAAGAGCTAAAGTTGCAGAGCTATCCAAATTTGGTCGTCCA GCCAAATTGCGAAGCTCGTCCTGGTGGATAAGatattttgttcaaacaagCTTAGAAGAGAATGAAGCAGCCTCGAAGAAGTTTGAACAGGCTTCATTAAAGAGATCTTATAAGCCTGAATGTCAAGTTTTCCACCTAAAGTCATACCATTGA
- the LOC112172924 gene encoding protein SRC2 homolog, whose protein sequence is MASGYEVEVTISSAKDLKNVNWRHGELKPYAVVWVDPNNKCSTHVDEYGDDSPTWDETLSIPLRGPVEDSTLFVDIIHVKADEGVKPLIGSAKLPLREVLDDVGLGAPSVHKLKLKRPSGRPHGKLEVKVTVRPPRYQAPDPYHAPAPYGYGIAPSQSRDYGAPQQYNYQYAPPAQPQYYQSSGVPQAGYGYNQPSYDQSQYGSGGSYGYGSSEKPKEKSKFGVGTGLAVGAVAGVLGGLAIAEGVDYVEDKIADDAAEKVEEDLGYDDFGDDD, encoded by the coding sequence ATGGCTTCCGGCTACGAAGTAGAGGTCACAATTTCTTCCGCCAAAGACCTCAAAAACGTGAATTGGCGCCACGGAGAGCTGAAGCCCTACGCTGTTGTTTGGGTGGATCCAAACAATAAATGCTCCACCCACGTGGACGAATACGGCGACGACTCGCCCACGTGGGATGAGACGCTCTCGATCCCGTTACGGGGTCCCGTCGAGGACTCGACCCTTTTTGTGGACATCATCCACGTCAAGGCGGACGAGGGCGTCAAGCCGTTGATCGGGTCCGCAAAACTCCCGCTGAGGGAGGTCCTCGATGACGTGGGACTTGGAGCACCGTCCGTTCACAAGTTGAAGCTCAAGCGCCCCTCGGGTAGGCCCCACGGGAAGTTGGAAGTCAAAGTCACAGTTCGCCCGCCCCGTTACCAAGCACCTGACCCGTATCACGCCCCCGCGCCCTACGGGTACGGGATCGCACCGTCGCAGTCGAGAGACTACGGCGCACCTCAGCAGTATAATTACCAATATGCCCCTCCTGCCCAACCCCAATATTACCAAAGCAGCGGCGTCCCACAAGCAGGGTACGGTTACAATCAGCCATCTTACGATCAGAGTCAGTATGGGAGTGGCGGGTCGTACGGGTACGGGTCGTCGGAGAAGCCGAAGGAGAAGAGCAAGTTTGGGGTCGGGACCGGATTGGCTGTGGGAGCCGTAGCCGGAGTGTTGGGTGGACTTGCAATTGCCGAAGGAGTGGATTACGTGGAGGACAAGATTGCTGATGATGCAGCGGAGAAAGTGGAGGAGGATCTTGGCTATGATGATTTTGGCGATGATGACTGA